The following DNA comes from Streptococcus pasteurianus.
ATTGACAACTGCTACTGGCAAATCATCAACATTTCCGTACGGGTCCCACATAGACCCCAAAAAAGATAAGTTATAAAGTGCTGGAACAAGAGCAACACCAATCATTGTTACCCAAAGTTTTGGGCTTTTTATAAGTGCTTTTAATTCTTCTAACATATTTTCTCCTAATTTGGACACAGTGTTCAAAAATTATGATAAAATATATTATACAGAGATATAAAATAATTTCAAGACAAAAGAAGGAATTTTTGGACACTCTGTCTAAGAGTGTTCAAAAGATTTTTATTATGACAAATGATAATCGCAGAGCTAACACCAAAAAAGCCATTCAAGAAGCTATGGTCACCCTTTTAAAGACAGAGAGTTTTGACGACATTACCACCATCAAAATTTCTAAAGAAGCTGGCATTAGCCGTTCAAGCTTCTACACACATTATAAGGATAAATTTGAATTGATTGATTCCTGTCAACGGACCCTTTTCAATCAAGTTGAATATATTTTTGAAAAACACGAAGGCAATAAAAAACAAGCGTTTTTAGAGATTTTTGAATTTTTAAAACGTGAGCAATTGCTATCTGCTTTGATTTCAGCGAACGGCACGCGAGAATTCCAAGCTTTTATTGTTAATAAGGTGCGCATCTTTATCAACACTGATTTTCAAAATCGTTTTGGGCGTGAAGAACTTTCCCCTGTCGAAAAAGAATACAGTAGTATCTACTTTGCCTACGCCTTCTTTGGTCTCTGCCAATCTTGGATAGCTAATGGTAAAAAAGAATCTCCTCGCCAAATGACTAACCTCATTTTAAAACTTTTACCACTGTCACTATAATCATCCATTCCTACAGTCGCCCCTTGGCGACTTTTTCTATTTATAAAAAAACCACGGTAAAAACCATGGTTTTAAATACTTCAATCAACTGAGAATTAAAGCATTTTGTTGTAGTATTCAACGACAAGTGCTTCGTTGATTTCTGGGTTGATTTCGTCGCGTTCTGGAAGACGAGTCAATGAACCTTCAAGTTTTTCAGTATCGAATGATACGAATGCTGGACGTCCAAGAGTAGCTTCAACAGCTTCAAGGATAGCAGGTACTTTAGCTGATTTTTCGCGAACTGAGATAACTTGACCAGGAGTTACACGGTATGAAGGGATATCAACACGCTTACCGTCAACAAGGATGTGACCGTGGTTAACGAATTGACGAGCTTGACGACGAGTAGTTGCAAGACCTAAACGGTAAACAACGTTGTCAAGACGACGTTCCAAAAGAACCATAAAGTTGAAACCAAGAGTTCCACCTTTAATTTTAGTAGCTTGTACGAACAAGTTACGGAATTGTTTTTCACCTACACCGTAAGTGAAACGAAGTTTTTGTTTTTCGGCCAATTGCAAACCATATTCAGAAAGTTTGCTACGGTTGTTAGGACCGTGTTGACCTGGCACGTAGTTACGACGTGCTAATTCTTTACCTGTACCTGTAAGAGACAAGCCAAGGCGACGTGATTGTTTCCATGATGGACCTGTATAACGTGACATTAAAAATGTCCTCCTATAAAATAAAAATTTTGTAGGAAATAACAAATTAGAGAATCCTGATTCGTGCAGTTGACTTTCATCTAAACAGCCAAGATTACTTTTCCGACTTCTAGGAGCTTTTCTACAAGAAGAAAAACTGTAGAAGAGCCAACTGTTGACGAGCTTCATACTCTCCTGCTATTATTTCACACAAAGTTTAGTTTAACATAAAAAAAAGGCGTTGTAAAGCCTTTTTATCTACTATTACTGATAATTCTAATCAAGGATTAATCAAAATAGCGAATCAATGTTTTTTCAGTTAAAATATCTGAATAAGTGTATGATTCAACATAAGAATTGTTGATTGCTCCTGGAACATCAGAATTTTCATTGTATTCAACGATAAATAACGAAGGGTAAACTTCCGTTAAACGACCAACTTTATTTTTTTCACGTTTACGACCATTTTCAAGTGTCAATTCAACAAGTTGACCTTCGTGGGCTTTAATATCTTCTTTGATTTTTTTCATTTTTGCTACATCTGCAAATGCATCACTCATCTTCTACTGTGCTCCTTAATAAAGTATTTTATATTTATCAACGCTCTTCAAACTGCGCTATGCTAGAAAATTTATTGTATTCTTTTTGGAAAATTAATTTCACTGTACCACGCGCTCCTGAACGGTTCTTTTCCAAGATAACTTCGATAGTATTGTCTTCAATAGCGTCATCATTTTCTTCACCCTCACGACGATAATAATCATCACGATACAAGAACGCAACGATATCCGCATCTTGCTCAATAGAACCTGATTCACGAATATCTGACAACACAGGACGTTTATCTTGACGTTGTTCAACACCGCGAGACAACTGACTAAGTGCGATAACAGGGACTTTCAGCTCTTTTGCCAAAATCTTCAATTGACGTGAAATATCAGAAACCTCTTGTTGTCGATTCTCTGGACGTGTTCCTGTAATCAACTGTAAATAGTCAATGACAATCAACCCAAGCCCCCCCTCAACTTCTTGAGACAGCTTACGTGCTCGTGCACGAATTTCAGTGATTTTAATCCCTGGTGTATCATCAATATAAATTGGCGCTTCTGCCAGAGCACCTTGGGCAATGGTAATGTTGTTCCATTCTTGGTCAGTCAATTGACCTGTTCGAAGGTGGTGAGAATCAACCATTCCCTCAGCAGCCAACATACGGTCAACCAAACTTTCAGCACCCATTTCCAGGGAGAAAATAGCGACTGGTTTATTTTGTTTAGTCCCAACGTTTTGCGCAATGTTCAAAACAAAAGCAGTTTTCCCGACGGCTGGACGAGCAGCAAGAATAATCAGTTGGTCAGGGTGTAAACCTGTTGTAATCTTATCCAAATCGCGAAAGCCTGTTGGCAATCCAGTAACGTCGCTTGTCTGACGCGAACGAATTTCCAAATTTTCATAGTTGACCTTCAAAACATCTGAAATCTTACGAAAACCACTACGATTGCTACGTTCATTAATCTCAACAAGGGCTTTTTCTGCTCCTGCAATAACGTCTTCAGAATCCGTAGAACCTTCATATGCAAGGTTTACAGTCTCTGTCAACCTAGAGATGATATTACGCAACATCGCCTTTTCGGCGACAATTTTAGCATAATACTCTGCATTGGCACTTGTAGGAACGCTATTGACGAGTTCTACAATGTAAGACAAGCCACCAATGTTTTGCAAATCTCCTTGGTCATCAAGAATTGTTCTAACTGTTGTGGCATCAATAGCCTCATTACGATCGCTAAGCGTAATCATTGCCTTAAAAATAACTCTATGAGAATATTTATAGAAATCATCTGGGCTAATGTATTCACGGACAGTAATAAGCTTATCTGGCGAGATAAAAATCGAACCTAAGATAGACTGTTCTGCTAATAAATCTTGTGGCTGAACTCTCAATTCTGGCTCCTCTGCCAAATTCCTCACCTCCCCTAATAACCTCTAAACGTAGGACTATGCTTCCTTAATGCTTAATTTAATTTCAGCAATTACTTCCTTATGTAACTTAACAGGGACTTCGACAGAACCAATTGCACGAATTGGATGATTTAACTCGATAGAACGTTTGTTGATTTTTAAACCAAACTGTTTAGCCAATTCTTCAGCAATTTTCTTAGCTGTAATTGAACCAAATGTACGTCCATCAGGTCCAACTTTTTCGGTAAACTTAAC
Coding sequences within:
- the rpsD gene encoding 30S ribosomal protein S4 → MSRYTGPSWKQSRRLGLSLTGTGKELARRNYVPGQHGPNNRSKLSEYGLQLAEKQKLRFTYGVGEKQFRNLFVQATKIKGGTLGFNFMVLLERRLDNVVYRLGLATTRRQARQFVNHGHILVDGKRVDIPSYRVTPGQVISVREKSAKVPAILEAVEATLGRPAFVSFDTEKLEGSLTRLPERDEINPEINEALVVEYYNKML
- the dnaB gene encoding replicative DNA helicase, whose product is MAEEPELRVQPQDLLAEQSILGSIFISPDKLITVREYISPDDFYKYSHRVIFKAMITLSDRNEAIDATTVRTILDDQGDLQNIGGLSYIVELVNSVPTSANAEYYAKIVAEKAMLRNIISRLTETVNLAYEGSTDSEDVIAGAEKALVEINERSNRSGFRKISDVLKVNYENLEIRSRQTSDVTGLPTGFRDLDKITTGLHPDQLIILAARPAVGKTAFVLNIAQNVGTKQNKPVAIFSLEMGAESLVDRMLAAEGMVDSHHLRTGQLTDQEWNNITIAQGALAEAPIYIDDTPGIKITEIRARARKLSQEVEGGLGLIVIDYLQLITGTRPENRQQEVSDISRQLKILAKELKVPVIALSQLSRGVEQRQDKRPVLSDIRESGSIEQDADIVAFLYRDDYYRREGEENDDAIEDNTIEVILEKNRSGARGTVKLIFQKEYNKFSSIAQFEER
- a CDS encoding TetR/AcrR family transcriptional regulator; this encodes MTNDNRRANTKKAIQEAMVTLLKTESFDDITTIKISKEAGISRSSFYTHYKDKFELIDSCQRTLFNQVEYIFEKHEGNKKQAFLEIFEFLKREQLLSALISANGTREFQAFIVNKVRIFINTDFQNRFGREELSPVEKEYSSIYFAYAFFGLCQSWIANGKKESPRQMTNLILKLLPLSL
- a CDS encoding Veg family protein, encoding MSDAFADVAKMKKIKEDIKAHEGQLVELTLENGRKREKNKVGRLTEVYPSLFIVEYNENSDVPGAINNSYVESYTYSDILTEKTLIRYFD